One Geotrypetes seraphini chromosome 15, aGeoSer1.1, whole genome shotgun sequence genomic window carries:
- the POLDIP2 gene encoding polymerase delta-interacting protein 2 isoform X3 translates to MEIYRRAYGTKLLQNRPEGKVLETVGVFEAPKQQGKYETGQLFLHSVFGYRGIVLFPWQARLYDRDVASPVSDKAENSTGHGSKEVKGKTHTYYQVLIDARDCPHISQRSQTEAVTFLANHDDSRALYAIPGLDYVSHEDILPYNSSDQVPIQHELFERFLGYDQTKVPPFIARETLRAWQEKNHPWLELSDVHRETTDNVRITVIPFYMGMREAQNSHVYWWRYCIRLENLGNEVVQLRERHWRIFSLSGTLETVRGRGVVGREPFLSKEQPAFQYSSHVSLQASSGHMWGTFRFERPDGSHIDVRIPPFSLESNKDEKTPPSGLHW, encoded by the exons ATGGAGATATACAGGAGAGCCTATGGAACGAAATTACTGCA AAATAGGCCAGAAGGAAAAGTGCTGGAAACTGTGGGAGTTTTTGAAGCACCAAAACAGCAAGGAAAATATGAGACTGGCCAG TTATTTCTTCACAGTGTTTTTGGATATCGGGGTATTGTCCTTTTCCCCTGGCAAGCCAGACTGTATGATCGGGATGTGGCGTCCCCTGTCTCGGACAA GGCAGAGAACTCAACAGGTCATGGATCTAAAGAAGTCAAAGGCAAAACCCACACTTACTATCAGGTGCTGATAGATGCTCGGGACTGTCCACATATA TCTCAGAGGTCACAAACGGAAGCGGTAACATTTCTCGCTAATCATGACGACAGCCGAGCACTCTATGCTATACCAG GACTGGATTATGTGAGTCATGAAGACATCCTACCCTACAATTCCAGTGACCAGGTGCCCATCCAGCATGAACTATTTGAGAGATTCCTGGGCTATGATCAGACTAAAG TTCCTCCATTTATAGCAAGGGAAACATTGCGTGCATGGCAAGAAAAAAATCACCCATGGTTGGAGTTGTCAGATGTCCATAGGGAAACCACTGATAATGTCCGAATCACAGTCATCCCCTTCTACATGGGCATGAGG GAGGCGCAGAATTCCCACGTTTACTGG TGGCGTTACTGTATCCGCCTGGAAAATTTGGGAAATGAAGTTGTTCAGCTCCGAGAACGACACTGGAGGATTTTTAGCTTATCTGGAACTTTGGAAACAGTCCGGGGCCGTGGAGTTGTGGGACGG GAGCCTTTCCTCTCCAAAGAACAGCCAGCATTCCAATACAGCAGCCATGTTTCTCTGCAGGCATCCAGTGGACACATGTG GGGGACGTTCCGCTTTGAGAGGCCTGATGGTTCCCATATTGATGTCCGAATTCCACCTTTTTCCTTGGAAAGCAACAAAGATGAGAAGACACCTCCTTCAGGCCTTCATTGGTAG
- the POLDIP2 gene encoding polymerase delta-interacting protein 2 isoform X1, whose protein sequence is MAASVARCCLAAVSRYKRRGFGALTVWTGLRPGPLCACCGHSFQQEKRFASRNRPEGKVLETVGVFEAPKQQGKYETGQLFLHSVFGYRGIVLFPWQARLYDRDVASPVSDKAENSTGHGSKEVKGKTHTYYQVLIDARDCPHISQRSQTEAVTFLANHDDSRALYAIPGLDYVSHEDILPYNSSDQVPIQHELFERFLGYDQTKVPPFIARETLRAWQEKNHPWLELSDVHRETTDNVRITVIPFYMGMREAQNSHVYWWRYCIRLENLGNEVVQLRERHWRIFSLSGTLETVRGRGVVGREPFLSKEQPAFQYSSHVSLQASSGHMWGTFRFERPDGSHIDVRIPPFSLESNKDEKTPPSGLHW, encoded by the exons atggcggcgtctgtagcgcGGTGCTGCCTGGCTGCTGTGAGCCGCTACAAGCGCAGGGGCTTTGGGGCGCTGACGGTTTGGACTGGGCTTCGCCCGGGGCCGTTGTGTGCCTGTTGTGGTCATAGCTTCCAGCAGGAAAAGCGGTTCGCATCCAG AAATAGGCCAGAAGGAAAAGTGCTGGAAACTGTGGGAGTTTTTGAAGCACCAAAACAGCAAGGAAAATATGAGACTGGCCAG TTATTTCTTCACAGTGTTTTTGGATATCGGGGTATTGTCCTTTTCCCCTGGCAAGCCAGACTGTATGATCGGGATGTGGCGTCCCCTGTCTCGGACAA GGCAGAGAACTCAACAGGTCATGGATCTAAAGAAGTCAAAGGCAAAACCCACACTTACTATCAGGTGCTGATAGATGCTCGGGACTGTCCACATATA TCTCAGAGGTCACAAACGGAAGCGGTAACATTTCTCGCTAATCATGACGACAGCCGAGCACTCTATGCTATACCAG GACTGGATTATGTGAGTCATGAAGACATCCTACCCTACAATTCCAGTGACCAGGTGCCCATCCAGCATGAACTATTTGAGAGATTCCTGGGCTATGATCAGACTAAAG TTCCTCCATTTATAGCAAGGGAAACATTGCGTGCATGGCAAGAAAAAAATCACCCATGGTTGGAGTTGTCAGATGTCCATAGGGAAACCACTGATAATGTCCGAATCACAGTCATCCCCTTCTACATGGGCATGAGG GAGGCGCAGAATTCCCACGTTTACTGG TGGCGTTACTGTATCCGCCTGGAAAATTTGGGAAATGAAGTTGTTCAGCTCCGAGAACGACACTGGAGGATTTTTAGCTTATCTGGAACTTTGGAAACAGTCCGGGGCCGTGGAGTTGTGGGACGG GAGCCTTTCCTCTCCAAAGAACAGCCAGCATTCCAATACAGCAGCCATGTTTCTCTGCAGGCATCCAGTGGACACATGTG GGGGACGTTCCGCTTTGAGAGGCCTGATGGTTCCCATATTGATGTCCGAATTCCACCTTTTTCCTTGGAAAGCAACAAAGATGAGAAGACACCTCCTTCAGGCCTTCATTGGTAG
- the POLDIP2 gene encoding polymerase delta-interacting protein 2 isoform X2, whose translation MAASVARCCLAAVSRYKRRGFGALTVWTGLRPGPLCACCGHSFQQEKRFASRNRPEGKVLETVGVFEAPKQQGKYETGQSQRSQTEAVTFLANHDDSRALYAIPGLDYVSHEDILPYNSSDQVPIQHELFERFLGYDQTKVPPFIARETLRAWQEKNHPWLELSDVHRETTDNVRITVIPFYMGMREAQNSHVYWWRYCIRLENLGNEVVQLRERHWRIFSLSGTLETVRGRGVVGREPFLSKEQPAFQYSSHVSLQASSGHMWGTFRFERPDGSHIDVRIPPFSLESNKDEKTPPSGLHW comes from the exons atggcggcgtctgtagcgcGGTGCTGCCTGGCTGCTGTGAGCCGCTACAAGCGCAGGGGCTTTGGGGCGCTGACGGTTTGGACTGGGCTTCGCCCGGGGCCGTTGTGTGCCTGTTGTGGTCATAGCTTCCAGCAGGAAAAGCGGTTCGCATCCAG AAATAGGCCAGAAGGAAAAGTGCTGGAAACTGTGGGAGTTTTTGAAGCACCAAAACAGCAAGGAAAATATGAGACTGGCCAG TCTCAGAGGTCACAAACGGAAGCGGTAACATTTCTCGCTAATCATGACGACAGCCGAGCACTCTATGCTATACCAG GACTGGATTATGTGAGTCATGAAGACATCCTACCCTACAATTCCAGTGACCAGGTGCCCATCCAGCATGAACTATTTGAGAGATTCCTGGGCTATGATCAGACTAAAG TTCCTCCATTTATAGCAAGGGAAACATTGCGTGCATGGCAAGAAAAAAATCACCCATGGTTGGAGTTGTCAGATGTCCATAGGGAAACCACTGATAATGTCCGAATCACAGTCATCCCCTTCTACATGGGCATGAGG GAGGCGCAGAATTCCCACGTTTACTGG TGGCGTTACTGTATCCGCCTGGAAAATTTGGGAAATGAAGTTGTTCAGCTCCGAGAACGACACTGGAGGATTTTTAGCTTATCTGGAACTTTGGAAACAGTCCGGGGCCGTGGAGTTGTGGGACGG GAGCCTTTCCTCTCCAAAGAACAGCCAGCATTCCAATACAGCAGCCATGTTTCTCTGCAGGCATCCAGTGGACACATGTG GGGGACGTTCCGCTTTGAGAGGCCTGATGGTTCCCATATTGATGTCCGAATTCCACCTTTTTCCTTGGAAAGCAACAAAGATGAGAAGACACCTCCTTCAGGCCTTCATTGGTAG
- the TMEM199 gene encoding transmembrane protein 199: MACSYVAGQRLQREIRTLLQREQLLPDDFRESLRAVVSPTGEPLLSFQLLRKLHSFLQESGSPVYLHELLEGSQIYLPKVEKPPRNPELVTRLEKIKAKLANDEYKRITRNINCQELNRYGTLADFGRQVKSMKAVAITIFNFIVTVAAAFVCTYLGSQYYFTEIAARVLSSVIVASVVGLAELYVLVRTMEGELGELE, from the exons ATGGCGTGCTCGTATGTGGCGGGGCAGAGGCTACAGCGGGAGATCCGGACCCTGCTTCAGCGAGAGCAGCTGCTCCCCGACGACTTCAGGGAATCCCTGCGGGCAGTCGTGAGTCCTACGGGCGAGCCTTTGCTGTCCTTCCAGTTGCTGAGGAAATTGCACAGCTTCTTACAggagtctg GCTCTCCTGTATATCTCCATGAGCTGCTGGAAGGAAGTCAGATTTATCTGCCCAAGGTGGAGAAACCTCCAAGG aacccAGAGCTTGTGACCCGTTTGGAAAAGATAAAGGCAAAATTAGCAAATGATGAATATAAGCGTATTACAAGAAACATCAACTGCCAG GAGCTGAATCGGTATGGAACTCTAGCTGATTTTGGAAGACAGG TGAAATCCATGAAAGCTGTGGCGATAACAATATTCAACTTTATTGTTACTGTGGCTGCTGCATTTGTCTGTACGTATCTAGGCAGTCAGTACTACTTCACTGAAATTGCAGCG AGGGTGTTGTCATCTGTCATTGTGGCCTCTGTGGTGGGTTTGGCGGAGCTCTATGTTTTGGTGCGGACTATGGAAGGAGAGCTTGGAGAACTGGAGTGA